A stretch of the Bdellovibrio sp. 22V genome encodes the following:
- a CDS encoding class I SAM-dependent methyltransferase yields MSSNQDIAMDMIKNRLEKNFKKLKSWSERNHIEAFRLYDRDIPEYPFIVDIYKDHFVVYDKSDFIKDKDKNHLPHVTEALKALFKTNDDNIVIKKRERQEGLKQYEKLDAKEQTFLVRETQAHLKVNLYDYLDTGLFLDHRPMRQKVFKTAQDKKFLNLFCYTGSVSVFAALGGATTTSVDMSQTYLRWAQDNFQVNNIDLGSHSFINADVLDWLRSQKAQPTYDIIFLDPPTFSNSKKMEDTFEVERDQEFLVDSCMRMLRPDGVLYFSNNKRKFKISENVLSKYKVKDISEESIPQDFHDKKIHCCFEIKNK; encoded by the coding sequence ATGTCCTCTAACCAGGACATTGCCATGGACATGATTAAAAATCGCCTCGAAAAAAACTTTAAGAAGCTAAAAAGCTGGTCCGAGCGCAACCATATCGAAGCGTTTCGTCTTTATGACCGTGACATTCCTGAATACCCGTTCATTGTCGACATCTATAAAGACCATTTCGTCGTTTACGATAAAAGTGACTTCATCAAAGACAAAGATAAAAATCATCTTCCGCATGTAACGGAGGCGCTAAAGGCGCTATTCAAAACAAATGACGACAACATCGTCATCAAAAAGCGCGAGCGCCAAGAAGGCCTGAAACAATACGAGAAGCTGGATGCAAAAGAACAAACTTTCCTAGTCCGCGAAACGCAAGCGCACTTAAAAGTAAATCTTTACGACTATCTGGATACGGGACTGTTTTTAGATCACCGTCCCATGCGCCAAAAAGTTTTTAAAACTGCACAAGACAAGAAGTTCCTCAATCTGTTCTGCTACACGGGATCTGTGAGCGTTTTCGCTGCGCTGGGTGGCGCAACAACCACCAGCGTGGACATGTCGCAAACATATCTGCGTTGGGCTCAGGACAACTTCCAAGTCAATAATATCGATCTTGGCTCGCACAGCTTTATCAACGCCGATGTCTTGGATTGGCTGCGTTCGCAGAAAGCACAACCCACATATGACATTATTTTCTTGGATCCTCCGACTTTTTCGAACTCGAAAAAAATGGAGGACACCTTTGAGGTTGAGCGGGATCAGGAATTCCTCGTCGACTCTTGCATGCGAATGCTTCGTCCTGACGGAGTGCTTTATTTCTCGAATAATAAAAGGAAATTTAAAATCTCTGAAAATGTTTTGTCGAAGTACAAGGTGAAGGACATTTCAGAAGAATCCATTCCCCAGGATTTTCACGACAAAAAAATCCACTGCTGCTTCGAGATTAAAAATAAGTAA
- a CDS encoding Bd3614 family nucleic acid deaminase, which yields MLTEKTAAHIAFLLDKEGFDLAFVESKGVVYYSYFPRNLAGPSSAVVKLLQGVFDRFLDHSFFILRQRIFSTAPLSEMCQGMVKVVAKRITGNIVPLNPQMDLAFTYEQVGAADAALLEVQHLNKENALTLQEVRDWFRHQSLHNHEDHLEAATRLAAHVPRGEVLHDFDRNIAAVLVDEKDEVLSYGINSNSKNKTLHAEVNLLQRYFKETGKKVPAGARLYSTHKPCKMCAGMIYHWSESPQNLQVYYAIEETGGLSRETVLDREKINKQLRTRQKTN from the coding sequence ATGTTGACGGAAAAAACGGCGGCGCACATAGCATTTTTACTCGATAAAGAGGGCTTTGACTTGGCTTTTGTAGAGTCAAAGGGGGTCGTCTATTATTCATATTTTCCGCGAAACCTTGCGGGACCTTCCTCTGCTGTGGTGAAGCTTCTGCAAGGCGTTTTTGACCGGTTCCTAGATCACAGTTTCTTTATTTTGCGCCAACGGATTTTTTCTACGGCTCCGCTTTCGGAAATGTGCCAAGGTATGGTGAAGGTGGTCGCGAAAAGAATCACGGGAAACATCGTTCCGCTCAACCCTCAGATGGATCTCGCTTTCACATATGAGCAAGTAGGAGCCGCAGACGCCGCTTTGCTGGAAGTTCAGCATCTAAATAAAGAAAATGCTCTGACGCTTCAAGAAGTTCGCGACTGGTTTCGACATCAGTCTTTGCACAATCATGAAGATCATTTAGAGGCCGCCACACGTCTGGCAGCCCATGTCCCACGCGGGGAGGTTCTGCATGACTTTGATAGGAATATCGCCGCGGTTCTTGTCGATGAAAAAGATGAGGTTCTTAGTTACGGAATCAATTCCAATTCAAAAAATAAAACGCTGCACGCGGAAGTAAACCTCTTGCAGCGCTATTTTAAGGAAACGGGAAAGAAGGTTCCCGCGGGGGCGCGGCTGTATTCAACTCACAAGCCCTGCAAGATGTGCGCAGGAATGATTTATCACTGGAGCGAGAGTCCGCAGAATTTGCAGGTTTACTATGCGATTGAAGAGACCGGCGGCCTTTCCCGTGAAACAGTTTTAGACCGCGAGAAAATCAATAAACAGCTTCGGACACGTCAAAAAACGAATTGA
- a CDS encoding superoxide dismutase, with protein MMFKLPTLPYAKTALAPLFNEEQMTYHYDKHHKAYIDNLNKFMETDASLKGKSLEEIVLSSSGGVFNNAAQAWNHTFFWFGMTTNGQSGKPSADLEAAIKRDFGSMDELKAKFVDGGVKTFGSGWIWLCTDASGKLSLVSTSNAAVPFTNNGPTPILVADVWEHAYYIDYRNLRQKFLETFWSQVNWAFVSENYAAKKVRDLTKAMT; from the coding sequence ATTATGTTCAAACTTCCCACTCTTCCCTACGCAAAAACAGCATTAGCTCCTTTGTTCAATGAAGAACAAATGACTTATCACTACGACAAACATCACAAAGCCTACATCGACAACTTGAATAAATTCATGGAGACCGATGCTTCATTGAAAGGAAAATCTCTTGAAGAGATCGTTCTTTCTTCTTCTGGCGGTGTTTTCAACAATGCCGCGCAAGCTTGGAATCACACTTTCTTCTGGTTCGGCATGACAACAAACGGTCAATCTGGAAAACCGTCTGCGGATCTTGAAGCTGCTATCAAACGCGACTTCGGTTCTATGGACGAGTTGAAAGCGAAGTTCGTTGACGGTGGTGTTAAGACTTTCGGTTCTGGTTGGATCTGGCTTTGCACGGATGCTTCTGGCAAATTGAGCTTGGTTTCTACATCGAATGCAGCAGTTCCATTCACAAATAACGGCCCAACACCTATTTTGGTAGCTGACGTTTGGGAACATGCTTACTACATCGACTACAGAAATCTTCGTCAAAAATTCCTTGAAACATTCTGGAGCCAAGTAAACTG
- a CDS encoding M3 family oligoendopeptidase gives MEKMAWNIESEYSSYNSPEYQKDFDEVLLKTEHLEKLIKTIEPALHEADHSGSDPQGNQTLETIQKVLVENEAAWVLAMNLGTYLNCVLSVDSSLNEAQGKKSELNNLTSRLAQALIPVSNFLKRCSNSYMAKVLSHPELQAADFKWNELRKLSSILLSNSEEALLEAMGNSGKHAWGDLYTKISGSMRCHLKFADRTETVGLAQASAMIRSDDENTRRVAWQSIQEAWGEHKHTGAAILNALAGWRHEENKKRSRTKSVHFLDESLFHCRIQKETLDAMLTACYDNLESTRKAPLMMAKLMGKKALDPWDLLAQSPVSGGKKERNYEEGLQLIQNAFAQVDPQMSDFVKMMAEKRWIEARVLSNKRNGAYCTGFAKRREPRVFMTYMGSNSDVATLAHELGHAFHSWVMRDLPRAQTRYPMTLAETASIFAETVLHDVVIEEAKTREEKIEFAWGEIEGATSFLINIPARFEFENNFYKAREKKTLSSDELMQMTDEAWTKWYGPTLSHNDKMYWATKLHFAMSGTSFYNYPYTFGYLFSMSIYARREELGQNFMKTYIEILRDTGRMTAEDLVQKHLGEDIRRPEFWQKSIDVIKTKISAFEKLAFQ, from the coding sequence ATGGAAAAAATGGCTTGGAATATCGAATCTGAATACTCTTCTTATAACTCTCCGGAATATCAAAAGGACTTCGACGAAGTTCTGCTTAAGACGGAGCATCTTGAAAAACTCATTAAAACAATCGAGCCTGCTCTGCACGAGGCGGATCATTCTGGTTCCGATCCGCAAGGGAATCAGACGTTGGAGACTATTCAAAAAGTTTTAGTCGAGAACGAAGCTGCTTGGGTTTTGGCGATGAATCTTGGGACCTATCTGAATTGTGTTCTTTCTGTGGATTCGTCTTTGAATGAGGCTCAGGGCAAGAAGTCGGAACTTAACAATCTTACTTCACGTTTAGCGCAAGCTCTGATTCCTGTGAGCAATTTCCTTAAACGTTGTTCAAACAGTTACATGGCGAAAGTTTTGTCGCATCCAGAGCTGCAAGCTGCGGATTTCAAATGGAATGAATTGCGCAAATTATCTTCTATTCTGCTTTCAAATTCCGAAGAGGCATTGCTTGAAGCCATGGGTAATTCCGGCAAACACGCGTGGGGAGATCTTTACACGAAAATCAGCGGTTCGATGCGCTGTCATCTTAAGTTTGCCGACAGAACCGAGACGGTGGGTCTGGCACAAGCAAGCGCGATGATTCGCAGTGATGACGAAAACACTCGTCGCGTTGCATGGCAAAGTATTCAAGAGGCATGGGGAGAACACAAGCATACGGGTGCGGCGATTCTCAATGCTCTTGCGGGTTGGCGCCACGAAGAAAATAAAAAACGCTCACGCACGAAGAGTGTGCATTTCTTGGATGAGTCGCTATTTCACTGTCGTATTCAGAAAGAAACTTTGGATGCAATGTTGACGGCTTGTTACGACAATCTTGAATCCACGCGCAAGGCCCCGCTGATGATGGCGAAGCTGATGGGCAAAAAAGCTCTCGATCCTTGGGATCTTCTTGCACAAAGCCCTGTTTCTGGCGGAAAGAAAGAACGCAATTACGAAGAAGGATTGCAGCTGATCCAGAATGCCTTCGCGCAGGTAGACCCGCAAATGTCTGACTTTGTAAAAATGATGGCGGAAAAAAGATGGATCGAAGCGCGCGTTCTTTCGAATAAACGTAACGGCGCTTATTGCACGGGCTTTGCGAAAAGACGTGAACCCCGCGTGTTTATGACTTACATGGGTTCAAACAGCGATGTTGCGACTTTGGCGCACGAGCTGGGGCACGCCTTTCATTCATGGGTTATGCGCGATCTTCCGCGAGCCCAAACCCGCTATCCTATGACTTTGGCTGAAACGGCAAGTATCTTTGCCGAGACAGTTCTTCATGATGTCGTGATCGAAGAAGCAAAAACGCGCGAAGAAAAAATCGAATTTGCGTGGGGAGAAATCGAAGGAGCAACGAGCTTCTTGATTAATATTCCAGCGCGCTTCGAGTTCGAGAATAATTTCTATAAAGCTCGCGAAAAGAAAACTTTGAGTTCCGATGAACTTATGCAGATGACGGATGAAGCCTGGACGAAGTGGTACGGTCCGACGTTAAGTCACAATGACAAAATGTACTGGGCAACGAAGCTGCACTTTGCAATGTCAGGAACCAGTTTCTACAATTACCCTTACACGTTCGGATATCTTTTCAGCATGAGTATCTACGCTCGTCGCGAAGAATTGGGTCAAAACTTTATGAAGACCTATATCGAAATCTTGCGCGATACGGGCCGCATGACGGCCGAGGATCTTGTGCAAAAACATCTCGGCGAAGACATCCGTCGTCCGGAGTTCTGGCAAAAATCCATCGACGTCATCAAAACGAAAATCTCCGCTTTCGAAAAATTGGCCTTTCAATAA
- a CDS encoding four-helix bundle copper-binding protein, translating into MPINQIQDSDTAKCINSCLSCARICIETLYYCLDQKGTAYSGKLLALLQFCSDACNLSAKLMIAESEFHHQACELSFQLCDTCAVECARYEGDDVIEMCAEACRDCAEACRGMAGMTVRMPYHERVERDRGIGARM; encoded by the coding sequence ATGCCTATCAATCAAATTCAGGATAGCGACACGGCCAAGTGTATTAACAGCTGCTTGAGCTGCGCGCGCATTTGTATTGAAACTCTCTACTATTGTTTAGATCAAAAAGGTACGGCCTATTCCGGGAAACTCTTGGCACTCCTCCAATTCTGTTCGGATGCTTGCAATCTCTCTGCGAAGCTGATGATCGCGGAGTCTGAGTTTCACCACCAGGCTTGCGAGCTTTCGTTCCAACTCTGCGATACGTGCGCTGTCGAGTGTGCTCGTTACGAAGGTGACGATGTCATCGAAATGTGCGCCGAGGCTTGCAGAGACTGTGCGGAAGCGTGCAGAGGTATGGCAGGTATGACGGTCAGAATGCCTTACCATGAGCGCGTTGAGCGTGATCGTGGAATTGGCGCAAGAATGTAA
- a CDS encoding fibronectin type III domain-containing protein, whose product MKILVSLFAFALTLALTSPSLADQAHEQQGKGHGGGHGNLAEKMNALFPEKQPHAEKRQVPSAPELVSPEFYSTVKSDKVTLQWKAVNGADEYHVEVATDPNFKWIVAQDYHHKGTSFEATGLEAGKHYFWRVAAVGSQNWSTFRKSFFAKSMFETPAAAAK is encoded by the coding sequence ATGAAGATCCTCGTATCTCTATTTGCGTTCGCTTTGACTCTAGCTTTGACCTCTCCTTCATTGGCTGACCAGGCTCATGAACAACAAGGAAAAGGACACGGTGGTGGCCACGGGAATCTAGCTGAAAAAATGAATGCACTTTTCCCAGAAAAACAACCTCATGCTGAAAAACGCCAAGTGCCTTCAGCTCCAGAGCTTGTTTCGCCAGAATTTTACTCAACGGTAAAAAGCGACAAAGTCACTTTGCAATGGAAAGCCGTTAACGGCGCGGATGAGTACCATGTAGAAGTAGCGACAGATCCAAACTTCAAATGGATTGTGGCACAAGACTATCACCACAAAGGTACAAGCTTCGAGGCAACAGGTTTGGAAGCTGGCAAACATTACTTCTGGCGTGTCGCAGCTGTTGGTTCACAAAACTGGAGTACATTCCGTAAGAGTTTCTTCGCAAAATCTATGTTCGAAACTCCCGCTGCAGCAGCAAAGTAA
- a CDS encoding ATP-binding protein, producing MNRSSYEALLDSNAVIEFDVNGHILWANQNFLNLMGYELNEIVGQHHSIFLPEFHQHELEYQERWTLLAQGLPQNGEFKRITKAKKEVWIQGSYVPVRNFRGTITKIIKMAVDITEKKALAENLEKKNKELISTAARAKAATYAKSVFLANMSHEIRTPLNSIIGITDTLAETPLDDQQASFVEILQRANHQLMTIINDILDLSKVEAGEIELKHLPFELQKLMDDLVAVLGFRAKEKGLQLKVNIDPDVDSFFIGDIDRLRQVLMNLINNSIKFTHVGEITLRVTKNRTSRPGNLLFCVSDTGIGIDKSKFKDIFLPFTQADSATNRRYGGTGLGLSITKNIVQLMNGQIWLESEPAVGSVFYFTVTMPVTTERKTSLNNPLQGRYKLSDIKHNIANSRLKILVVDDVDDNRNLFGIYLQNTIHNISYAESGVDAVQQVQNEHFDIIFMDVQMPGMDGYEATRCIRLLEHEQKRTPARIFACTANAFSEDVQKSLQAGCDMHLSKPIRKDTLIKAINSFFDVSEAVY from the coding sequence ATGAATCGCTCATCCTACGAAGCATTGCTAGATTCCAACGCAGTCATCGAGTTCGATGTGAATGGTCACATTCTGTGGGCGAATCAGAACTTTTTGAACTTGATGGGCTATGAACTCAATGAAATTGTCGGCCAACACCACTCGATTTTCTTACCGGAATTTCATCAACACGAACTTGAGTATCAAGAAAGATGGACTCTCTTAGCTCAAGGCCTTCCACAAAACGGTGAATTCAAAAGAATCACGAAAGCCAAAAAAGAAGTTTGGATTCAGGGCTCTTACGTTCCCGTAAGAAACTTTCGGGGAACTATCACTAAGATTATCAAGATGGCAGTCGACATTACTGAAAAGAAAGCCCTCGCCGAAAATCTTGAAAAGAAAAATAAAGAATTGATCTCGACAGCGGCGCGAGCAAAAGCGGCCACTTACGCAAAGTCCGTTTTCCTTGCGAACATGAGCCACGAGATTCGCACGCCTTTAAACTCTATCATCGGCATCACGGACACTTTGGCTGAAACTCCCCTGGATGATCAGCAGGCTTCTTTCGTTGAAATTCTTCAACGCGCCAATCATCAACTTATGACAATCATCAACGACATTCTGGATCTTTCAAAAGTTGAAGCTGGCGAGATCGAACTGAAACATCTTCCTTTTGAGCTGCAAAAACTGATGGATGATCTTGTGGCCGTTCTTGGATTCCGCGCAAAGGAAAAAGGACTTCAGCTTAAAGTGAACATTGATCCCGACGTAGATTCCTTCTTTATTGGCGACATCGATCGTTTGCGCCAGGTTTTAATGAACCTGATCAACAATTCAATCAAGTTCACCCATGTCGGCGAAATCACTCTTCGTGTGACTAAGAATCGCACCTCCCGTCCCGGCAATCTTCTTTTCTGTGTCAGCGATACGGGCATTGGAATTGATAAGTCAAAGTTTAAGGATATTTTCCTGCCATTCACGCAAGCGGACTCTGCAACCAATCGTCGCTATGGCGGTACCGGGTTGGGTCTTTCAATCACAAAGAACATTGTCCAGCTTATGAACGGCCAAATTTGGCTTGAAAGCGAGCCCGCAGTTGGAAGCGTATTCTACTTCACAGTCACGATGCCAGTCACAACAGAACGCAAAACATCTTTGAACAATCCTCTGCAAGGCCGATATAAATTGAGCGACATTAAACACAATATTGCAAACAGCCGTCTTAAAATCCTGGTTGTCGACGACGTCGATGACAATCGCAACCTTTTTGGTATTTATCTTCAGAATACTATCCATAACATCAGTTATGCGGAAAGCGGCGTGGATGCCGTTCAGCAAGTTCAAAACGAGCATTTCGATATTATCTTTATGGACGTACAGATGCCGGGAATGGATGGCTATGAAGCCACTCGCTGCATCCGTCTCCTAGAGCACGAACAAAAGCGCACTCCTGCACGCATCTTCGCTTGTACGGCGAATGCCTTCTCTGAAGATGTGCAAAAAAGTTTGCAGGCCGGTTGCGACATGCATCTTTCCAAACCTATTCGCAAAGACACCCTTATCAAGGCCATCAATTCGTTTTTTGACGTGTCCGAAGCTGTTTATTGA
- the speE gene encoding polyamine aminopropyltransferase, with translation MKALGRHILVEFSGCNAEVLNDVSVIERSMIEAAQIAGATVINSTFHHFSPWGVSGVVVIQESHLAIHTWPEYRYAAVDLFTCGDSVDPWVSFEHLKKAFQANYSAIEMNRGSLHVIKKSDFQPKHLRTEPSFDLKKGFQIERNVWFTDKDENQALSLRYTGDVLFDETNPFQRVRVLDSYSHGKFLAINNMVMCTERDEFHYHEMITHPVMQAHGKAKNILVIGGGDGGTIRELFKYDQVEKVTMVEIDEAVVRASKEHLPSIACEFNNPKLNLIIGDGIQFVKEAAPNSYDVIIVDGSDPVGPAQGLFTAEFYTNCKNALKEGGLIITQGESPMFHEGTFVELNQCLKGIFGKPQVHTMLFHATTYPSGMWSLQIGVKGSSHPAKDFNKDQARQFAKAKGLKYYNEDLHTAAFSLPTFVKTMLGENA, from the coding sequence TTGAAAGCTTTAGGTCGTCATATTTTGGTTGAGTTCAGTGGTTGCAACGCTGAGGTTTTAAATGATGTTTCTGTGATTGAAAGAAGCATGATTGAGGCCGCGCAAATCGCCGGCGCTACTGTTATTAATTCAACTTTTCATCACTTTTCACCGTGGGGTGTGAGTGGTGTTGTGGTGATCCAGGAAAGCCATCTCGCAATCCATACTTGGCCTGAATACCGTTATGCAGCCGTAGATCTTTTTACTTGCGGCGATTCCGTTGATCCTTGGGTTTCTTTCGAACACTTGAAAAAAGCTTTCCAAGCTAACTACTCTGCGATCGAAATGAACCGTGGTTCGCTTCACGTTATCAAAAAGTCGGATTTCCAACCAAAACACCTTCGCACAGAGCCTTCTTTTGATCTTAAAAAAGGTTTCCAAATCGAACGTAACGTTTGGTTCACAGATAAGGACGAAAATCAGGCGCTTTCCTTGCGCTATACCGGCGACGTCTTGTTTGACGAAACAAATCCATTCCAACGCGTGCGCGTTTTGGATTCTTACTCTCACGGTAAATTTCTTGCGATCAACAATATGGTGATGTGCACAGAGCGTGACGAGTTCCACTACCACGAGATGATCACGCACCCTGTGATGCAAGCCCACGGAAAAGCGAAAAATATTCTAGTCATCGGTGGCGGTGACGGCGGAACGATCCGCGAACTTTTCAAATATGACCAAGTGGAAAAAGTCACAATGGTGGAAATTGATGAGGCCGTGGTCCGCGCTTCTAAGGAACATCTTCCTAGCATTGCTTGTGAATTTAACAATCCGAAATTGAATCTCATCATCGGCGACGGGATCCAATTCGTGAAAGAGGCGGCTCCGAACTCTTACGATGTGATCATCGTTGACGGTTCGGATCCAGTGGGTCCAGCTCAAGGCTTGTTTACGGCGGAATTCTACACGAACTGTAAGAATGCGCTGAAAGAGGGCGGCCTCATCATCACTCAAGGCGAATCACCAATGTTCCATGAAGGCACTTTTGTTGAGCTTAATCAGTGCCTTAAAGGGATTTTTGGAAAACCTCAAGTGCACACGATGTTGTTCCATGCGACGACATATCCATCAGGAATGTGGAGCTTGCAAATCGGTGTTAAGGGTTCTTCTCACCCTGCAAAAGACTTCAACAAAGACCAAGCGCGCCAATTCGCGAAGGCAAAAGGTCTTAAGTACTACAACGAAGACCTGCACACGGCCGCATTCTCTTTGCCTACCTTCGTCAAGACGATGCTCGGCGAAAATGCTTAA